The genomic interval GCCGCCGTCGCCATATTTGGTGAAGAAACCGGTGATCGCTTCTGCCGCATGGTCGGTGCCGACGACGACGCCTTTGGTCATCCCGGCGATGCTGTACTGCGCTTTCATACGCTCGCGTGCTTTCTCGTTGCCGCGAACAAAATCGCTTAGCTCAATGCCCGCTTCGCGGAGCGCCTGCTCGCTTGCCAGCACCGAGCCCTTAATATTCACGGTCAGGACGCGGTCAGGCTGAATGAAGGCAATGGCATCCTGGCAATCCTGCTCGTCCGCCTGAACGCCATAAGGAAGACGCACCGCGATAAACTGCAGTTTCTCATCGCCCGTCTCTTCGCGAAGCTCTGAAATCGCCATCTGGCAGAGTTTACCGGTCAGGGTAGAGTCCTGGCCGCCACTGATGCCCAGCACCAGGGATTTCAGGAAAGCGTTCTTTTTTAAGTACGATTTTAAAAAATCCACGCTGCGGCGGATCTCTTCATGTGCATCTACCGTAGGCTTCGCGCCCAGTGCCTGAATAATCTCTTGTTGCAGAGCCATCACGCCCTCCATATGCAGTACATAAACAGAATGTGTTAGCTGTTAAAACTAACCCTTTGGGCGAGAAACGACAAGGATCACAGTTTCGAGTGCGCTAATTTGCGCCGATTTAGCAGGTTATCGTTGTTTTAATAGAATTTTCCGAAATTCGTCTGGCGTAACTTACAAAGTTGAACAATAGTATTTTTTATCCCATGCTTAGATAACACGCTGATAAACAAGAGGACGGAATATGAACAAGAACGTAGCAGGAATTCTTAGCGCAGCGGCGGTACTGACTATGCTGGCAGGGTGTACGGCTTACGATCGCACTAAGGATCAGTTTACGCAGCCCGTAGTCAAAGACGTTAAAAAAGGGATGACCCGTTCGCAGGTGGCTGCGATTGCCGGTAAACCTTCTTCTGAAATCACCATGATTCATGCGAAAGGGACCTGCCAGACCTATATCCTGGGTCAACGTGATGGTAAGGCAGAAACCTACTTCGTCGCCCTGGATGATACCGGTCATGTGATCAACTCCGGCTATCAGACCTGTGCTGAATACGATACCGATCCGCAGGCACCTAAGGCGCAGTAACCCTGTTTTCCTGAGAATGTTAACAAACCGGCCCATGGGCCGGTTTTTTTATACATCATAAAATCTTATTTCTTTGCGCGAATTATTTGCCCGAAATGTGAAGGGAGTCAACAAGCCAGGTCAACAGGAGACAATTTTAGTCTATTCAGAATTATCCCCTGTCTGTACCATTGCGTATACTCACTCCAACGATAAACAACAGTACGCAAGCTACCTGTCTGCCGGGACAGCGAGTCGAGTGATAGCGCGATGGCAGGTAGTCATACAAGAGGGAAATTACGATGGAAAAGAAACATATCTACCTGTTCTGTTCAGCGGGCATGTCAACGTCGCTTCTGGTGTCAAAAATGCGTGCACAGGCTGAAAAGTATGAAGTCCCTGTGGTGATTGAAGCGTTTCCAGAGACGCTGGCGGGCGAAAAAGGTCAGACAGCCGACGTAGTTTTACTGGGGCCGCAAATTGCCTATATGTTGCCCGAAATTCAACGACTGCTTCCCAATAAACCGGTCGAAGTGATCGACTCGGGGCTGTACGGCAAAATTGATGGTTTAGGTGTTCTTAAAGCTGCTGTGGCAGCCATTAAAAAAGCTGCTAATTAATTTTTATTTTTCCCGTCAAAGAGTTATTTCACACACAATACGCCGTAACATGCGTTACGGCATTTAAGGGTATTTTCCTATGAGTAAAGTCATCGCTTCACTTGAAAAGGTACTCCTTCCTTTTGCTGTTAAAATAGGAAAGCAGCCTCACGTTAATGCCATCAAAAACGGCTTTATTAAATTAATGCCGTTGACGCTGGCCGGGGCCATGTTCGTTTTAATTAACAACGTTTTTCTGAGCTTTGGTGAAGGTTCCTTCTTTTATTCATTAGGAATTCGGTTAGACGCTTCCACTATTGAAACCCTTAATGGTTTTAAAGCCATTGGCGGCAATGTCTATAACGGTACGTTAGGGATTATGTCGCTGATGGCGCCTTTCTTTATTGGGATGGCACTGGCAGAAGAGCGTAAGGTGGATCCGCTGGCTGCCGGGTTATTATCCGTTGCCGCCTTTATGACCGTAACGCCATACAGCGTGGGTGAAGCCTATGCCGTTGGCGCCAACTGGCTGGGTGGGGCCAACATCATCTCCGGTATTGTAATCGGCCTGGTGGTGGCAGAAATGTTCACCTTTATTATTCGTCGCAACTGGGTTATCCGCCTGCCGGATAGCGTACCGGCTTCCGTTTCTCGTTCATTTTCCGCGTTGATTCCAGGCTTCATTATTCTCTCCATTATGGGGATTATCGCCTGGGCGCTCTCTCACTGGGGCACAAACTTCCACCAGATCATCATGGATTCTATCTCTACGCCGCTGGCGTCGATGGGTGGCGTGGTCGGTTGGGCGTATGTGATTTTCACCTCTCTGCTGTGGTTCTTTGGCGTGCATGGTTCACTGGCACTGGCCGCGCTGGACAGCGGGATTATGACCCCCTGGGCACTGGAAAACGTTGCGCTTTACCAGCAGTACGGCTCCGTTGACGCGGCGCTGGCAGCGGGTAAAACCTTCCATGTGTGGGCGAAGCCAATGCTTGACTCCTATATCTTCCTGGGCGGTACCGGGGCGACCTTGGGTCTGATCATCGCGGTCTTTATTGTCTCTCGTCGTGCTGACTACCGTCAGGTCGCGAAGCTGGCGCTGCCATCAGGCATCTTCCAGATTAACGAACCGATTCTGTTCGGTCTGCCAATCATTATGAACCCGGTAATGTTCATTCCGTTCATCCTGATTCAGCCGCTGCTGGCCGCTATTACCCTGACGGCGTATTACATGGGCATCATTCCACCGGTCACCAACATTGCGCCGTGGACCATGCCGGCGGGTCTGGGCGCCTTCTTCAACACCAACGGCAGCGTCGCGGCCTTCCTGCTGGCGATATTCAACCTCGGGATTGCCACCCTGCTGTACATGCCGTTCGTGGCGATTGCCAACAAAGCCGCCACCATTATTGATGAAGAAGAGAGCGAAGAGGATATTGCCCTCTCACTGAAATTCTAAGATTGACCGGCGCGGGGAAACCCGCGCCAGCCACAAGGAGCTTAAAATGTTAGATTTGGATAGTATTGTCGCAGACGAAGCCGTCGAGAACGATCTCGAAGAAGTGGTGATGGGGCTTATCATCAACTCCGGACAGGCCCGCAGCCTGGCCTATGCCGCACTCAAGCAGGCCAAGCAGGGTGATTTCGCCGCGGCGAAAACCATGATGGAACAGTCCCGCACGGCGTTGAATGAAGCGCACCTGGTGCAGACGAAACTCATCGAAGGTGACCAGGGTGAAGGGAAGATGAAGGTTAGCCTGGTGCTGGTCCACGCGCAGGATCACCTGATGACCTCGATGCTGGCGCGTGAGCTGGTGGCGGAGCTAATCGAGCTTCACGAGAAGATGCAGTAATTCAGACTGAGTAGCAGGAGGTCAGCACGATGGAAATTAAAACCGCACTTGAACAGCAGCTGTTTAACGGCAAAAATTTTCACGTGGTTATCTACAACAAGACGGAGAGCGCCAGCGGTCTGCACCAGCATGACTACTACGAGTTCACGATTGTTCTGACCGGCCGCTACTACCAGGAGATCAACGGTAAGCGCGT from Enterobacter sp. JBIWA008 carries:
- the chbC gene encoding PTS N,N'-diacetylchitobiose transporter subunit IIC, with amino-acid sequence MSKVIASLEKVLLPFAVKIGKQPHVNAIKNGFIKLMPLTLAGAMFVLINNVFLSFGEGSFFYSLGIRLDASTIETLNGFKAIGGNVYNGTLGIMSLMAPFFIGMALAEERKVDPLAAGLLSVAAFMTVTPYSVGEAYAVGANWLGGANIISGIVIGLVVAEMFTFIIRRNWVIRLPDSVPASVSRSFSALIPGFIILSIMGIIAWALSHWGTNFHQIIMDSISTPLASMGGVVGWAYVIFTSLLWFFGVHGSLALAALDSGIMTPWALENVALYQQYGSVDAALAAGKTFHVWAKPMLDSYIFLGGTGATLGLIIAVFIVSRRADYRQVAKLALPSGIFQINEPILFGLPIIMNPVMFIPFILIQPLLAAITLTAYYMGIIPPVTNIAPWTMPAGLGAFFNTNGSVAAFLLAIFNLGIATLLYMPFVAIANKAATIIDEEESEEDIALSLKF
- the chbA gene encoding PTS N,N'-diacetylchitobiose transporter subunit IIA, whose protein sequence is MLDLDSIVADEAVENDLEEVVMGLIINSGQARSLAYAALKQAKQGDFAAAKTMMEQSRTALNEAHLVQTKLIEGDQGEGKMKVSLVLVHAQDHLMTSMLARELVAELIELHEKMQ
- the osmE gene encoding osmotically-inducible lipoprotein OsmE, whose amino-acid sequence is MNKNVAGILSAAAVLTMLAGCTAYDRTKDQFTQPVVKDVKKGMTRSQVAAIAGKPSSEITMIHAKGTCQTYILGQRDGKAETYFVALDDTGHVINSGYQTCAEYDTDPQAPKAQ
- the chbB gene encoding PTS N,N'-diacetylchitobiose transporter subunit IIB; this encodes MEKKHIYLFCSAGMSTSLLVSKMRAQAEKYEVPVVIEAFPETLAGEKGQTADVVLLGPQIAYMLPEIQRLLPNKPVEVIDSGLYGKIDGLGVLKAAVAAIKKAAN
- the nadE gene encoding ammonia-dependent NAD(+) synthetase, with translation MALQQEIIQALGAKPTVDAHEEIRRSVDFLKSYLKKNAFLKSLVLGISGGQDSTLTGKLCQMAISELREETGDEKLQFIAVRLPYGVQADEQDCQDAIAFIQPDRVLTVNIKGSVLASEQALREAGIELSDFVRGNEKARERMKAQYSIAGMTKGVVVGTDHAAEAITGFFTKYGDGGTDINPIFRLNKRQGKQLLAALGCPEHLYKKAPTADLEDDRPSLPDEAALGVTYDNIDDYLEGKKLDDGTAKIIEGWYLKTEHKRHTPITVFDDFWKK